A single window of Marinobacter sp. SS13-12 DNA harbors:
- a CDS encoding NAD(P)-dependent oxidoreductase: MSVTAAFIGLGIMGYPMAGHLANAGIDVRVWNRSAEKSATWAGKYPGKACDSIASTVMEADFVFTCVGADHDLVEVFEGPDGIIANAKPGAILVDHTTASAGIAEQLAQLARARNLEFIDAPVSGGQQGAENGKLTIMCGGENDPFSQAKPLMEHYSKALNLMGPVGSGQKTKMVNQIAIAGLVQGLSEALHFAEQAELDVRKVVDVISKGAAQSWQMENRSGTMIDGEFEHGFAVDWMRKDLAICLEEARKNGARLPVAALVDQFYGDVQQMGGRRWDTSSLIQRLRKKS; encoded by the coding sequence ATGAGCGTAACCGCAGCATTTATCGGCCTGGGCATCATGGGTTATCCCATGGCCGGCCATCTCGCAAACGCAGGAATCGACGTAAGGGTCTGGAACCGTAGCGCCGAAAAATCCGCTACCTGGGCCGGGAAATACCCGGGCAAAGCCTGCGACTCTATCGCCAGCACCGTGATGGAAGCCGACTTCGTATTTACCTGCGTCGGCGCTGACCACGATCTTGTGGAAGTCTTCGAGGGGCCCGATGGCATCATCGCCAATGCCAAGCCAGGCGCCATTCTGGTGGATCACACCACTGCTTCTGCAGGCATTGCCGAACAGCTGGCGCAGCTTGCCAGGGCACGCAATCTTGAATTTATCGATGCACCTGTCTCCGGCGGCCAGCAAGGAGCTGAAAACGGCAAGCTCACAATCATGTGCGGCGGCGAAAATGATCCCTTTTCGCAAGCGAAGCCACTGATGGAGCATTATTCCAAGGCACTGAACCTGATGGGCCCGGTTGGCAGTGGCCAGAAGACCAAGATGGTAAACCAGATTGCCATCGCCGGCCTGGTACAGGGCCTGTCCGAGGCGCTTCACTTTGCAGAACAGGCGGAGCTCGATGTACGCAAAGTCGTGGATGTTATCTCTAAGGGTGCAGCCCAGTCATGGCAGATGGAAAACCGCTCCGGCACCATGATTGACGGCGAATTCGAGCATGGGTTTGCCGTTGACTGGATGCGTAAGGACCTGGCGATCTGCCTGGAGGAAGCGCGCAAGAATGGAGCCCGGCTGCCGGTTGCGGCGCTGGTGGATCAGTTTTATGGGGATGTTCAGCAGATGGGCGGGAGACGCTGGGATACTTCATCGCTGATTCAGCGGCTACGCAAGAAATCCTGA
- a CDS encoding 2-oxoglutarate dehydrogenase E1 component, with product MHESIMEQLWQTSHLQGGNLAYVEQLFETYLTDPNAIPEEWRSYFDKLPSVDGYKGRDIDHSSIRQQFEHISRNQRFLASSGVPASATSDADKKQIRVLQLINAFRFRGHQEAKLDPLGVWKRPQVEDLDPSFHELSEADYDLEFQTGSLNFGSETMKLKDIVGGLRETYCGSIGAEYMHVVDTRIKRWFQQRMEPVRSRPNYEAGTRKHLLERLTAAEGLEKYLGSRYPGVKRFGLEGAETLIPCLDELIQRAGSYGAKEIVLGMAHRGRLNVLVNTLGKNPKELFDEFEGKKLADSGSGDVKYHQGFSSNVMTEGGEIHLALAFNPSHLEIVSPVVVGSVRARQTRREDPNGTQCVPIIMHGDAAFAGQGVVMETFQMSQTRGYGVGGTIHIVINNQVGFTTSKQEDARSTEYCTDVAKMVQAPILHVNADDPEAVMFVTQMAMDYRHEFKNDVVIDLVCYRRRGHNEADEPAATQPVMYDKIRKLTTTRNLYAEKLVADGIITEEESKQIELDYRDELDKGDHVVKALVKEPNKELYVDWTPYLGHEWTAKCKSSVALKTIQKLGKKLTHVPEGFSIQRQVSKIITDREKMTAGALPINWGYGEIMAYATLINEGHPVRITGQDVGRGTFSHRHAVLHNQKDGSTHIALEHLAEDQPDFEIYDSLLSEEAVMAFEYGYSTTAPSGLVVWEAQFGDFANGAQVVIDQFLTSGEHKWGRLCGLTLLLPHGYEGQGPEHSSARLERFLQLSAEHNIQVCVPTTPSQVFHMLRRQVKRPLRKPLVAITPKSLLRHKEATSDLEDLTSGTFKTVLPEKEPSDPKKVDRLILCSGKVYFDLLERKKADERNDVAIVRIEQLYPFPGDDLDELLALYPKLKHVVWCQEEPMNQGAWYCSQHHMRNALHRKNPKLYLQYAGRDASAAPACGHMSVHIEEQKKLVNDAFEI from the coding sequence ATGCACGAAAGCATAATGGAGCAGTTATGGCAGACTTCCCACCTCCAAGGTGGAAATCTTGCCTATGTTGAACAGCTTTTCGAAACCTACCTGACAGACCCCAATGCCATTCCAGAAGAGTGGCGCAGCTACTTCGATAAACTTCCCAGTGTGGATGGCTACAAAGGCCGCGATATAGATCACTCATCTATACGTCAACAGTTCGAGCACATTTCCCGTAATCAGCGTTTCCTTGCCTCCAGCGGTGTGCCTGCCAGCGCAACGTCGGATGCGGACAAGAAGCAGATTCGTGTACTCCAGCTGATCAACGCCTTTCGTTTCCGTGGCCATCAGGAAGCCAAGCTTGACCCTCTCGGGGTCTGGAAGCGTCCCCAGGTGGAAGACCTCGACCCCTCGTTCCATGAGCTCTCCGAGGCGGATTACGACCTTGAGTTCCAGACCGGCTCTCTGAACTTCGGTTCCGAGACCATGAAGCTCAAAGACATTGTGGGTGGTCTGCGCGAGACTTACTGTGGAAGTATTGGCGCCGAGTACATGCACGTCGTGGATACGCGGATCAAACGCTGGTTCCAGCAACGGATGGAACCGGTTCGTTCCCGGCCCAACTACGAGGCCGGTACCCGCAAACACCTTCTGGAGCGTCTCACGGCTGCAGAGGGCCTGGAGAAGTATCTGGGTTCCCGCTATCCGGGCGTGAAGCGTTTTGGCCTTGAAGGTGCCGAAACTCTCATCCCCTGCCTTGATGAGCTTATCCAGCGGGCGGGTAGCTATGGTGCCAAGGAGATCGTGCTGGGCATGGCACACCGTGGCCGCCTGAACGTTCTGGTAAACACCCTCGGCAAAAACCCGAAAGAACTGTTTGACGAATTCGAGGGCAAGAAGCTCGCGGATTCCGGCTCCGGTGACGTCAAATACCACCAGGGTTTTTCATCCAACGTGATGACTGAAGGTGGTGAAATCCACTTGGCGCTGGCGTTTAACCCGTCACACCTGGAAATAGTCTCGCCAGTGGTTGTGGGTTCTGTTCGTGCCCGCCAGACCCGTCGTGAAGATCCCAACGGCACCCAGTGTGTACCCATTATCATGCACGGTGACGCAGCCTTTGCAGGGCAGGGCGTGGTCATGGAAACCTTCCAGATGTCCCAGACCAGGGGCTACGGTGTTGGTGGTACCATCCATATCGTCATTAACAACCAGGTCGGTTTCACCACCAGCAAACAGGAAGATGCCCGCTCTACGGAATACTGTACCGATGTGGCCAAGATGGTTCAGGCCCCGATTCTGCACGTGAATGCGGATGATCCTGAAGCGGTCATGTTTGTGACCCAGATGGCCATGGATTATCGTCATGAATTCAAGAATGACGTAGTCATTGACCTGGTCTGCTATCGCCGCCGTGGCCACAACGAGGCGGATGAGCCGGCTGCTACCCAGCCGGTGATGTATGACAAGATTCGCAAGCTGACAACGACTCGTAACCTCTACGCTGAAAAGCTGGTGGCGGACGGAATTATTACCGAGGAAGAGTCCAAGCAGATCGAACTGGATTACCGTGACGAGCTGGACAAGGGCGACCATGTGGTCAAGGCGCTGGTCAAGGAGCCTAACAAGGAGCTGTACGTAGACTGGACCCCCTATCTGGGCCACGAATGGACAGCGAAGTGCAAATCCAGTGTTGCTCTGAAGACGATCCAGAAGCTTGGCAAAAAGCTGACCCACGTGCCCGAGGGCTTCAGCATTCAGCGCCAGGTATCCAAGATCATCACTGATCGCGAGAAGATGACAGCCGGCGCACTGCCCATCAATTGGGGCTATGGCGAGATCATGGCCTACGCCACGCTGATCAATGAAGGGCACCCGGTCCGTATTACCGGGCAGGACGTAGGGCGCGGTACCTTCTCTCACCGTCATGCGGTGCTGCACAACCAGAAGGACGGCTCGACCCATATTGCCCTGGAGCATCTGGCCGAGGATCAGCCCGATTTCGAGATCTATGACTCGCTGCTGTCCGAAGAAGCCGTAATGGCGTTCGAATACGGTTATTCCACCACGGCTCCGAGTGGCCTGGTAGTCTGGGAAGCCCAGTTCGGCGACTTCGCCAACGGCGCCCAGGTGGTAATAGACCAGTTCCTGACCAGCGGCGAGCACAAATGGGGTCGCCTGTGTGGTCTGACCCTGCTGCTGCCTCATGGTTATGAAGGCCAGGGGCCGGAGCACAGCTCAGCTCGCCTTGAGCGCTTCCTTCAGCTTTCTGCCGAGCACAATATCCAGGTGTGTGTACCGACAACTCCGTCGCAGGTTTTTCACATGCTGCGTCGTCAGGTCAAGCGTCCATTGCGCAAGCCGTTGGTAGCCATTACGCCGAAGAGTCTGTTGCGGCATAAAGAGGCGACCTCGGATCTTGAGGATCTGACCTCTGGTACCTTCAAAACGGTGCTGCCCGAGAAAGAGCCCTCTGATCCCAAGAAGGTTGATCGCCTGATTCTTTGCAGCGGCAAGGTATACTTCGACCTGCTTGAGCGTAAGAAGGCTGACGAGCGGAATGATGTTGCCATTGTTCGTATCGAGCAGCTGTATCCGTTCCCGGGAGATGATCTGGACGAGCTTCTGGCCTTGTATCCCAAGCTCAAGCATGTCGTCTGGTGCCAGGAAGAGCCCATGAACCAGGGTGCCTGGTACTGTAGCCAACACCATATGCGTAATGCGCTGCATCGCAAAAACCCGAAGTTGTATCTTCAGTACGCCGGTCGTGATGCTTCTGCTGCTCCGGCTTGTGGACACATGTCAGTCCACATTGAAGAGCAGAAAAAACTGGTTAACGACGCGTTTGAAATCTGA
- the odhB gene encoding 2-oxoglutarate dehydrogenase complex dihydrolipoyllysine-residue succinyltransferase — translation MSTEIKAPVFPESVAEGTVATWHKQPGEACSRDELIVDIETDKVVLEVVAPADGVIEEILKGEGDTVESGEVVGKFKEGAAGESKPAAKDEGKKEEGKKDEAAETSSETTAQSSGEAILSPAARKLAEENDIKPEAVEGTGKDGRVTKEDVQNHIDAGKSSGATSAPSAKPAGDMPQVDVGSGERPEKRVPMTRLRASIAKRLVNAQQTAAMLTTFNEVNMGPVMELRKQYKESFEKRHGVKLGFMSFFTKAATEALKRFPAVNASIDGNDMVYHGYQDIGIAVSSDRGLVVPVLRDTDALGLAGIEKKIVEYGTKAKEGKLGIEEMTGGTFTITNGGIFGSLISTPILNPPQTAILGMHKIQERPMAVNGKVEIQPMMYLALSYDHRMIDGKEAVQFLVAIKEMLEDPARILLDV, via the coding sequence ATGTCAACTGAAATAAAAGCCCCCGTATTCCCAGAGTCGGTCGCAGAAGGCACTGTCGCGACCTGGCACAAACAGCCTGGCGAAGCCTGTTCACGTGACGAGCTGATTGTCGATATTGAAACCGACAAGGTTGTGCTCGAAGTGGTTGCTCCGGCTGATGGTGTTATTGAGGAAATACTAAAGGGCGAAGGCGACACCGTAGAAAGCGGTGAGGTGGTCGGCAAGTTCAAGGAAGGCGCCGCTGGCGAATCAAAGCCTGCCGCCAAGGATGAAGGCAAGAAAGAGGAAGGCAAGAAGGATGAGGCGGCTGAAACATCGTCTGAAACCACTGCCCAATCTTCTGGCGAAGCCATTCTTAGCCCGGCTGCCCGCAAGCTGGCAGAAGAGAACGACATCAAGCCGGAGGCCGTTGAAGGTACTGGAAAAGATGGTCGTGTTACCAAGGAAGATGTTCAGAATCATATAGATGCTGGCAAGTCTTCAGGTGCCACTTCAGCTCCTTCGGCCAAGCCTGCCGGTGATATGCCCCAGGTGGACGTAGGCTCCGGTGAGCGCCCTGAAAAGCGTGTGCCGATGACCCGTCTGCGCGCGAGCATTGCCAAGCGTCTGGTCAATGCCCAGCAAACCGCCGCCATGCTTACTACGTTCAACGAAGTGAACATGGGGCCGGTCATGGAGCTGCGCAAGCAGTACAAGGAAAGCTTCGAGAAGCGTCACGGAGTCAAGCTTGGCTTCATGTCGTTCTTTACGAAAGCCGCCACCGAGGCTCTGAAGCGTTTCCCTGCCGTGAATGCCTCTATCGACGGTAACGACATGGTTTACCATGGCTATCAGGATATCGGTATTGCCGTTTCAAGCGACCGTGGCCTGGTTGTCCCTGTCTTGCGCGACACTGATGCACTTGGCCTTGCGGGTATCGAAAAGAAGATTGTTGAGTACGGTACCAAGGCCAAAGAAGGCAAGCTTGGCATCGAAGAGATGACCGGTGGCACCTTCACCATTACCAACGGTGGTATTTTTGGATCATTGATTTCCACGCCGATCCTGAATCCGCCACAGACAGCCATTCTGGGCATGCACAAGATCCAGGAGCGGCCGATGGCGGTGAACGGCAAGGTGGAAATTCAGCCGATGATGTATCTGGCTCTTTCCTATGACCACCGCATGATCGATGGCAAGGAAGCGGTACAGTTCCTGGTGGCCATCAAGGAAATGCTTGAGGATCCGGCGCGCATTCTGCTGGACGTCTGA
- a CDS encoding succinate dehydrogenase iron-sulfur subunit, protein MLVSLYRYNPETDSAPYMQDVEVEVPEGKDLMVLDVLNLIKERDPSMAYRRSCREGVCGSDGMNMNGKNGLACITPMSEVVKNNKLVLRPLPGLPVIRDLVVDMSLFYKQYEKVMPYLVNDNPAPAIERYQSPEDREKLDGLYECILCACCSTACPSFWWNPDKFIGPAGLLQAYRFLADSRDTAQEERLANLDDPFSVFRCRGIMNCVSVCPKGLNPTRAIGHIRNLLLQRAT, encoded by the coding sequence ATGTTAGTGAGCCTTTATCGTTATAACCCGGAAACCGACAGCGCGCCTTACATGCAGGACGTGGAAGTCGAGGTTCCGGAAGGCAAGGACCTGATGGTCCTTGATGTGCTGAACCTCATTAAAGAGCGCGATCCTTCAATGGCCTACCGTCGTTCCTGCCGTGAGGGTGTTTGTGGCTCTGATGGCATGAACATGAATGGCAAGAACGGTCTTGCCTGCATCACTCCGATGTCGGAAGTGGTCAAGAACAACAAGCTGGTTCTGCGTCCGTTGCCCGGGCTGCCGGTCATTCGGGATCTGGTGGTCGACATGAGTCTTTTCTACAAACAGTATGAAAAGGTCATGCCGTACCTGGTCAACGACAATCCGGCACCTGCCATTGAACGTTACCAGTCTCCTGAAGACCGGGAAAAGCTGGATGGCCTGTACGAGTGTATTCTCTGTGCCTGCTGTTCCACGGCCTGTCCGTCGTTCTGGTGGAATCCGGACAAGTTCATCGGCCCTGCCGGCCTGCTCCAGGCCTACCGCTTCCTGGCGGACAGCCGCGATACGGCTCAGGAAGAACGGCTTGCCAATCTGGATGACCCATTCAGCGTATTCCGCTGCCGCGGCATCATGAACTGTGTCAGTGTCTGTCCCAAAGGCCTGAACCCCACAAGGGCAATCGGCCATATCCGCAATCTTCTGCTTCAGCGGGCGACGTAA
- the sdhA gene encoding succinate dehydrogenase flavoprotein subunit: MANIKTMSYDAIVIGGGGAGMRAALQLTESGVNTACITKVFPTRSHTVSAQGGITCAIASADPNDDWRWHMYDTVKGSDYIADQDAVEYMCSVGPQAVFELEHMGLPFSRTEQGRIYQRPFGGQSKGPDNPTQAARTCAAADRTGHALLHTLYQANLKGGTTFLNEWYAVDLVKNSKDEVVGVVAIEIETGEVAYIKAKATVLATGGAGRIYASTTNALINTGDGIGMALRAGFPMQDMEMWQFHPTGIHGAGTLVTEGCRGEGGYLINSEGERFMERYAPNAKDLAGRDVVARSMVIEILEGRGCGPEKDHVLLKLDHLGEETLNLRLPGICELSRTFAHVDPVKEPVPVVPTCHYMMGGIPTNVGGQALTQDESGKDKPIPGLFACGEAACVSVHGANRLGGNSLLDLVVFGRAAGLHIEEQLRGGFEVDGASEQDIKNAMARLDRLNSASEGESVADVRKDLQSCMQLYFGVFRDGKSMEEGLKKLEAIGERVRNTRLADTSNAFNTARIEALELDNLFEVAQATAISAFERKESRGAHARNDFTERDDENWLKHSMYYPVDKRVGKRDVNFAPKTVDTFEPKVRTY, from the coding sequence ATGGCTAATATCAAGACCATGTCTTACGACGCGATTGTTATCGGTGGGGGCGGTGCCGGTATGCGTGCCGCCCTTCAACTGACCGAGTCCGGCGTCAATACTGCGTGTATCACCAAGGTGTTTCCAACACGTTCCCACACAGTGTCTGCCCAGGGCGGTATTACCTGTGCGATAGCCAGTGCCGATCCCAACGATGACTGGCGCTGGCACATGTACGACACCGTCAAGGGCTCTGACTACATTGCCGATCAGGATGCCGTCGAATACATGTGTTCGGTAGGCCCGCAGGCCGTTTTTGAGCTTGAGCACATGGGGCTGCCGTTCTCCCGTACCGAGCAGGGCCGTATCTATCAGCGTCCGTTTGGCGGCCAGTCCAAAGGTCCGGACAACCCCACTCAGGCGGCGCGCACCTGTGCCGCTGCTGACCGTACCGGGCACGCATTGCTGCACACCCTGTATCAGGCAAACCTGAAAGGTGGCACAACGTTCCTGAACGAGTGGTACGCGGTTGACCTGGTCAAGAACAGCAAAGACGAAGTCGTCGGTGTTGTTGCGATTGAAATCGAAACCGGCGAAGTGGCTTACATCAAGGCCAAGGCAACGGTTCTGGCCACCGGCGGTGCGGGTCGCATTTACGCCTCTACCACCAACGCCCTGATCAATACCGGCGACGGCATCGGCATGGCACTGCGTGCGGGCTTCCCGATGCAGGACATGGAGATGTGGCAGTTCCACCCCACCGGCATTCACGGTGCAGGCACGCTGGTGACCGAAGGTTGCCGGGGTGAGGGTGGTTATCTGATCAACTCCGAGGGTGAGCGTTTCATGGAGCGGTATGCTCCCAACGCGAAAGACCTGGCTGGTCGTGACGTTGTCGCGCGTTCGATGGTCATAGAGATTCTTGAAGGCCGCGGCTGTGGCCCGGAGAAAGACCACGTTCTGCTGAAGCTGGATCATCTGGGTGAAGAAACCCTGAACCTGCGTCTGCCGGGTATCTGTGAGTTGTCACGTACCTTTGCACACGTGGACCCGGTCAAAGAGCCGGTTCCGGTTGTTCCGACCTGTCATTACATGATGGGCGGCATTCCAACCAACGTCGGCGGCCAGGCTCTGACTCAGGACGAAAGCGGTAAGGACAAGCCGATTCCGGGTCTGTTTGCCTGCGGCGAAGCGGCCTGTGTATCCGTACACGGCGCCAACCGCCTGGGTGGCAACTCGCTGCTTGACCTTGTGGTGTTTGGCCGTGCGGCTGGCCTGCATATTGAAGAACAGCTCCGTGGCGGCTTCGAGGTTGACGGCGCCAGCGAGCAGGACATCAAGAATGCCATGGCTCGCCTTGATCGCCTTAACAGTGCGTCCGAAGGTGAAAGTGTTGCCGACGTTCGCAAGGACCTGCAGAGCTGCATGCAGCTGTACTTTGGCGTATTCCGTGATGGCAAGAGCATGGAAGAGGGGCTCAAGAAGCTGGAGGCGATCGGTGAGCGTGTTCGTAACACCAGGCTGGCCGATACCAGTAACGCCTTCAACACCGCTCGTATCGAAGCGCTTGAACTCGATAATCTTTTCGAAGTGGCTCAGGCTACCGCCATTTCCGCGTTTGAACGTAAGGAAAGCCGCGGCGCCCACGCCCGTAACGACTTTACCGAGCGTGACGATGAGAACTGGCTCAAGCACTCTATGTATTACCCGGTAGACAAGCGTGTCGGTAAGCGTGATGTGAATTTTGCGCCGAAGACAGTTGACACGTTTGAGCCGAAGGTCCGGACTTACTGA
- the sdhC gene encoding succinate dehydrogenase, cytochrome b556 subunit, translated as MNSKRPVNLDLGKFHFPLPAITSILHRVSGIIIFVGVAFMLYGLQLSLSGEEGFSRVSGLLDSFLAKLITWGILSALLYHLVAGIKHLLMDMGIGEELESGRLAAKATVVISVILILLAGVWVW; from the coding sequence GTGAATAGCAAACGACCAGTAAATCTCGATCTCGGCAAGTTCCATTTTCCGCTGCCAGCCATCACGTCCATACTGCATCGCGTCAGTGGCATCATCATTTTTGTGGGTGTTGCTTTCATGCTGTACGGACTTCAGCTTTCCCTGTCCGGGGAAGAGGGCTTCAGCCGCGTTAGTGGATTGCTGGACAGTTTCCTTGCGAAGCTGATTACCTGGGGCATTCTGTCTGCCTTGCTGTACCACCTGGTTGCGGGTATCAAACACCTGCTGATGGATATGGGCATCGGCGAAGAGCTTGAAAGTGGCCGGCTCGCGGCGAAAGCCACAGTCGTGATTTCCGTTATTCTCATCCTTCTGGCAGGAGTCTGGGTATGGTAA
- the sdhD gene encoding succinate dehydrogenase, hydrophobic membrane anchor protein yields the protein MVSSVTNLGRSGVFDWMIQRVTAYVLALYTIFLFGFMLTSDVNYETWSALFDQTWFRIFTLLALLSIGAHAWVGLWTVTTDYIKATLPRFLVQALCGLTMFVYVVWGIQILWGL from the coding sequence ATGGTAAGCAGCGTAACGAACCTCGGACGCAGTGGCGTATTCGACTGGATGATCCAGCGCGTGACGGCCTACGTACTTGCTCTGTATACAATTTTTCTGTTCGGTTTCATGTTGACCTCTGACGTCAATTACGAAACCTGGTCCGCGCTTTTTGATCAGACCTGGTTCCGCATCTTTACCCTGCTCGCACTGCTGTCAATCGGTGCGCATGCCTGGGTGGGGCTCTGGACAGTAACAACGGATTACATCAAGGCGACTCTGCCCCGGTTCCTGGTTCAGGCACTGTGTGGTTTGACAATGTTCGTGTATGTAGTCTGGGGCATTCAGATTCTTTGGGGGCTTTAA
- the gltA gene encoding citrate synthase — protein MTDRKATLSVGDKSIELPVYSGTVGPDVIDVRSLVQEGVFTYDPGFVSTAACESQITYIDGANGVLLHRGYPIEELAENSDYLEVCYLLLNGELPTPEENRKFHETIKSHTMLHDQMRNFFQGFRRDAHPMAIMCGVVGALSAFYHDQMDVTNAHQREITAHRLVAKMPTIAAWCYKYSIGQPFMYPRNDLSYAENFLQMMFGVPCEEYKPNPILAKAMDKIFILHADHEQNASTSTVRLAGSTGANPYACIASGIAALWGPAHGGANEAVLDMLAEIGDEANIEKFIAKAKDKDDPFRLMGFGHRVYKNFDPRAKVMAETAHEVLTELGLENDPLLRIAQRLEKIALEDEYFVQRKLYPNVDFYSGLILKAIGIPTSMFTVIFALSRTIGWFSHWNEMVSGDYRIGRPRQLYTGEEARKYPKK, from the coding sequence ATGACCGACAGGAAAGCCACGCTTTCGGTGGGTGACAAGTCCATCGAGCTACCGGTTTATTCGGGCACCGTCGGCCCTGACGTCATTGACGTGAGAAGCCTGGTCCAGGAAGGCGTCTTTACTTACGACCCCGGATTTGTGTCCACTGCGGCCTGTGAATCACAGATCACTTACATTGACGGCGCCAACGGTGTTCTCCTGCACCGGGGTTACCCGATCGAGGAACTGGCTGAAAATTCGGACTACCTCGAAGTCTGCTACCTGCTGCTCAATGGCGAGCTGCCCACCCCGGAAGAAAACAGGAAATTCCACGAAACGATCAAAAGCCACACCATGCTGCATGACCAGATGCGCAACTTCTTCCAGGGCTTCCGCCGGGATGCGCATCCAATGGCCATCATGTGTGGCGTAGTCGGGGCGCTTTCCGCGTTCTATCACGACCAGATGGACGTTACCAATGCCCATCAGCGTGAAATTACTGCACACCGCCTGGTTGCCAAAATGCCGACCATTGCGGCCTGGTGTTACAAGTACAGTATTGGCCAGCCGTTCATGTACCCCCGCAACGACCTGTCCTACGCCGAGAATTTCCTGCAGATGATGTTTGGCGTTCCCTGCGAGGAGTACAAGCCGAACCCGATCCTGGCGAAAGCCATGGACAAGATTTTCATCCTGCACGCAGATCACGAGCAGAACGCGTCCACCTCCACGGTCCGCCTTGCCGGCTCCACCGGTGCCAACCCCTACGCATGTATCGCCTCTGGTATCGCTGCGCTCTGGGGCCCGGCGCACGGCGGCGCCAACGAAGCAGTTCTGGACATGCTGGCGGAAATCGGTGACGAAGCCAACATCGAGAAGTTCATTGCCAAGGCCAAGGACAAGGACGACCCGTTCCGCCTGATGGGCTTTGGCCACCGGGTTTACAAGAACTTCGACCCGCGTGCCAAAGTGATGGCGGAAACAGCCCACGAAGTGCTGACCGAGCTTGGCCTGGAGAACGACCCGCTGCTGAGAATCGCCCAGCGACTGGAAAAAATTGCCCTGGAAGACGAGTATTTCGTCCAGCGCAAGCTGTACCCCAATGTGGACTTCTATTCCGGCCTGATTCTCAAGGCTATCGGTATCCCGACGTCCATGTTCACCGTCATTTTTGCCCTTTCCCGCACCATTGGCTGGTTCTCCCACTGGAACGAAATGGTCAGCGGCGATTATCGCATTGGCCGTCCGCGCCAGCTGTACACCGGCGAAGAAGCCCGGAAATATCCGAAAAAATAG